In Trifolium pratense cultivar HEN17-A07 linkage group LG7, ARS_RC_1.1, whole genome shotgun sequence, a genomic segment contains:
- the LOC123895662 gene encoding putative leucine-rich repeat receptor-like serine/threonine-protein kinase At2g24130 codes for MTSLQKLYIGSNSLNSSSIPSSLWSLKDILEVNLSSNAFIGNLPLEIGNLKAIVILDLSRNHISGNIPATIGSVITLQNLSLAHNKLMGSIPASLDQMVSLISLDLSQNMLTGVIPKSLESLLYLQNINLSYNRLQGEIPDGGPFKKFTAQSFKHNEALCGNPRLQVPRCGKQVKKRSISKKLLLKCLIPILVSTFLLVACIILVKHNKRKKVENTPERGLSTLGAPRRISYYELVQATNGFNESNLLGNGGFGSVYQGKLPDGEMIAVKVIDLQSEAKSRSFDAECNAMKELRHRNLVKIISSCSNLDFKSLVMEFMSNGSVDKWLYLLEIRYDNPGYLRRIVFVHFLNKVFRPYSCLGSRNLCGDNSRRAICF; via the coding sequence ATGACTTCTCTTCAAAAGTTATACATAGGATCTAATAGTTTGAACTCTAGCAGCATACCTTCCTCTCTTTGGAGTCTTAAAGATATATTAGAAGTAAATTTGTCCTCTAATGCTTTCATTGGTAATCTTCCACTTGAGATTGGAAACTTGAAAGCAATTGTAATATTAGATCTATCAAGAAATCATATTTCAGGCAACATTCCTGCAACCATCGGTTCTGTAATAACTTTGCAGAATCTCTCCTTAGCACATAACAAACTGATGGGATCAATTCCCGCATCATTGGATCAAATGGTAAGCTTGATATCCTTGGACTTGTCCCAAAATATGCTAACAGGTGTTATTCCAAAATCCTTAGAATCACTTTTgtatcttcaaaacatcaactTGTCATATAATAGATTACAAGGAGAGATTCCTGATGGTGGACCATTCAAAAAGTTCACAGCTCAGTCATTTAAGCATAATGAAGCACTGTGTGGAAATCCTCGCCTCCAAGTACCTCGGTGTGGTAAACAAGTTAAGAAAAGGTCAATTTCAAAGAAGTTATTACTCAAATGCCTAATTCCTATACTTGTGTCGACCTTTTTGCTTGTTGCATGCATTATACTTGTAAAACATAATAAAAGGAAAAAGGTTGAAAATACTCCTGAAAGGGGTTTATCAACTTTAGGAGCTCCAAGAAGAATATCCTATTATGAACTTGTGCAAGCAACTAATGGATTCAATGAGAGTAACTTACTTGGAAATGGGGGATTTGGCTCTGTGTATCAGGGGAAGCTTCCTGATGGTGAGATGATCGCAGTTAAAGTAATTGATTTGCAGTCAGAGGCAAAATCAAGGAGCTTTGATGCAGAATGCAATGCAATGAAAGAACTACGACATCGAAATCTGGTTAAGATTATCAGTAGTTGTTCAAATCTTGATTTCAAATCATTGGTGATGGAGTTCATGTCGAATGGAAGTGTGGACAAATGGTTATATTTGTTAGAAATACGGTATGATAATCCTGGATATCTTCGAAGAATCGTGTTCGTTCACTTTCTGAACAAAGTATTTCGACCCTATTCTTGTCTGGGTTCACGAAATCTTTGCGGGGATAATTCTCGAAGAGCAATCTGTTTCTGA
- the LOC123895906 gene encoding receptor-like serine/threonine-protein kinase At1g78530: protein MVAHVSDFGIAKLMDEGQSKTHTQTLATIGYLAPEYGSRGIVSVKGDVYSYGIMLMEIFTGKKPTDDMFVAELSLKTWICESLPNSIMDVLDSNLVQQNGEQIIDILTYMSSIFGLALNCCEDSPEARIIMADVTALLIKIKTSVLGANRA, encoded by the exons ATGGTTGCACATGTTAGTGATTTTGGTATTGCAAAACTCATGGATGAAGGACAATCTAAAACACATACTCAGACTTTGGCTACTATTGGATACCTTGCACCAG AGTATGGATCTAGAGGAATTGTTTCTGTCAAAGGAGATGTATACAGCTATGGAATTATGCTAATGGAAATCTTCACAGGAAAAAAACCAACAGATGATATGTTTGTTGCAGAGCTAAGTTTGAAAACATGGATCTGTGAATCATTGCCTAATTCAATTATGGATGTCTTGGATTCTAATTTAGTCCAACAAAATGGGGAACAAATCATTGACATATTGACTTACATGTCATCTATTTTTGGTTTAGCCCTGAACTGCTGTGAAGATTCACCCGAAGCAAGAATTATTATGGCAGATGTTACTGCGTTGCTAATCAAAATCAAGACTTCGGTTCTTGGTGCAAATAGGGCCTAG